From Xenopus laevis strain J_2021 chromosome 7L, Xenopus_laevis_v10.1, whole genome shotgun sequence, one genomic window encodes:
- the clstn3.L gene encoding calsyntenin-3 isoform X1, with protein sequence MLQRDLPLSVLLISALLYCAASNKGNKHKPWIEAQYQGIIMENDHTVLLNPPLFALDKDAPLRYAGEICGFRIHGSGTPFEAVVLDRTTGEGLIRAKGPVDCEAQREHTFTIQAHDCGEGPDGVNSKKSHKATVHVRVNDVNEFAPVFGERVFRASVTEGRMYEKVLRVQAWDQDCSPQYSQVCFYQILTPNVPFTIDNDGYIKNTQPLQASGEKLIRFTVTAYDCGKKRAVEDAEVEIQVKPTCKPSWKGWNKRIEYVPGSGSLALFPNIHLETCDEPVGNIQATVEIQTSHIAKGCDRDNYSEKALRKLCGAAPGDVDLLPSPSLVHNWTHSLPVQDTQDSSLVFWFNGSQSVEVAPGHLPAGGRTADHLTLSFWLKHAGGSGGRAGKEEEVLLCNTVQNGDGSFSHYTLAVHGCRISFLYWSLLESARPVKFLWKLEQVCDVEWHHYALSLEFPTVSLYVDGVTYDPALIHDNGALPPPRRQARLMIGGCWAAEEKLSVKVDDNETTRVIGTVPGRFLRGYMSGLTLRLGPVDSREVIECLYSCKEGLQFTDFDSLGKGMKVHVNPAQSQLSLEGDDAHSFSRALQHVEYLNSLQFPTPGVRPLKLQTIVKCPSDEGCLTVPDLEGYLVVLQPDAPQVQLSGSPRSAHPISDFQGPLGVPIFPDLKITCSVSHPISSNKQERAPRADMQSPDGIECSLEKCEVGVVGEDLNMEYESLSVDVSSTWQRGLEMENSSRSLKITGVQSVAVYEDILRSLTYRTVVRATLYARKFHVSCSEMNGRYISNQLYTEVDVLHGIHAGSPNHVLSAQQFVHNAQQAPAELSGHTLATTNPGSVFPGVAMVIIIACIGFLALIVTLGLSRIHSVQQRDGVEEPELEAATQRDTFWEDSAMTITVNPMESLQSRGLVSAQKEPVSEQREPNEESG encoded by the exons ATGCTGCAGCGAGACCTCCCTCTGTCTGTGCTTCTCATCAGCGCTCTGCTGTACTGCGCTGCTTCTAACAAAG GCAACAAGCACAAGCCATGGATAGAAGCTCAGTACCAAGGGATAATCATGGAGAATGATCACACTGTACTGCTCAACCCTCCCCTGTTTGCTCTGGACAAGGATGCTCCACTGAGATATGCAG GTGAGATTTGTGGCTTCCGGATCCATGGCTCTGGAACCCCCTTTGAAGCTGTGGTTCTGGATCGGACAACAGGAGAAGGGCTGATAAGAGCCAAGGGCCCTGTAGACTGTGAGGCCCAGAGGGAGCACACCTTCACCATCCAAGCGCACGACTGTGGAGAGGGGCCTGATGGAGTGAACAGCAAAAAATCTCACAA GGCCACAGTTCACGTGCGGGTGAATGATGTCAATGAATTTGCCCCCGTGTTTGGAGAACGGGTTTTCAGAGCCTCAGTCACCGAGGGGCGGATGTACGAAAAAGTTCTACGGGTGCAAGCTTGGGACCAGGACTGTTCCCCCCAGTACAGCCAAGTCTGCTTCTACCAGATACTCACTCCCAATGTGCCCTTCACCATTGACAATGATG GCTACATAAAGAACACCCAGCCTTTGCAGGCGAGCGGGGAGAAATTGATCCGATTTACGGTCACGGCGTACGACTGTGGGAAGAAGAGAGCTGTTGAGGATGCAGAAGTTGAAATCCAAGTCAAACCAACCTGCAAACCCAGCTGGAAAG GCTGGAACAAACGCATTGAGTATGTGCCTGGTTCCGGCAGCTTGGCCTTATTTCCCAACATTCATTTGGAGACCTGTGACGAGCCAGTGGGGAACATTCAGGCCACCGTAGAGATCCAGACAAGCCACATTGCCAAGGGCTGTGACCGTGACAATTATTCGGAGAAGGCCCTGCGCAAGCTTTGTG GAGCAGCCCCAGGGGACGTGGACCTTTTGCCATCCCCCAGCCTCGTTCATAATTGGACTCACAGCCTCCCTGTTCAGGACACACAAGACAGCAGCCTTGTCTTTTGGTTTAATGGATCCCAATCTGTGGAAGTCGCCCCTGGTCACCTACCAGCAGGGGGCAGAACCGCAGACCACCTCACGCTCTCGTTCTGGCTGAAACATGCCGGTGGGAGCGGAGGACGGGCAGGGAAGGAAGAAGAGGTGCTTCTATGTAACACGGTGCAGAACG GAGACGGGAGCTTCTCTCATTATACTCTGGCTGTACATGGCTGCCGGATCTCCTTTCTCTATTGGTCTCTACTGGAAAGTGCCCGTCCTGTTAAGTTCCTTTGGAAACTGGAGCAG GTGTGTGATGTAGAATGGCACCATTACGCTCTCAGTCTGGAGTTCCCGACAGTCTCTCTGTATGTGGATGGAGTCACCTACGACCCTGCGCTCATCCATGACAACGGAGCTCTTCCCCCTCCCAGGCGCCAGGCTCGGCTCATGAtcggggggtgctgggcag CAGAAGAGAAATTATCCGTTAAAGTGGATGACAACGAGACAACGAGAGTAATAG GCACAGTTCCAGGACGTTTCCTGCGGGGCTACATGTCGGGCCTTACCCTGAGACTGGGGCCTGTGGATTCCCGGGAGGTGATCGAGTGCCTGTATTCCTGTAAGGAGGGATTGCAGTTTACAGATTTTGACAGCCTGGGGAAAGGAATGAAG GTTCACGTCAACCCAGCCCAGTCCCAGCTGTCCCTGGAGGGGGACGATGCTCATTCATTTAGCCGTGCCCTACAGCATGTGGAGTacctcaactctttacagtttcCCACCCCAGGAGTGAGACCTCTCAAACTGCAGACTATAGTCAA ATGTCCCAGTGATGAAGGATGTCTCACAGTGCCAGATCTGGAGGGATACCTTGTAGTTCTGCAGCCAGATGCTCCTCAGGTTCAACTTTCTGGGTCACCTCGCTCTGCACACCCCATCTCTGACTTTCAGGGGCCATTGGGGGTCCCCATATTCCCAGACCTGAAGATTACCTGCTCAGTTTCTCATCCTATCAGCTCAAACAAGCAAGAGAGAGCTCCAAGGGCTG ATATGCAGAGTCCTGACGGGATTGAGTGCTCGTTAGAAAAGTGTGAGGTTGGCGTtgtaggagaggacctgaacatGGAGTATGAAAGTCTGTCTGTGGATGTCTCTTCTACATGGCAGCGTGGCCTTGAGATGGAGAACAGTTCTAGGAGCCTAAAGATCACAG GGGTGCAGAGTGTGGCCGTGTATGAGGACATCCTGCGAAGCTTAACTTACCGAACAGTGGTCAGAGCAACTTTATATGCCCGCAAATTCCACGTGTCCTGCAGTGAAATGAATGGGAGGTATATCAGCAACCAGCTATATACAGAG GTTGATGTGTTACATGGAATCCACGCTGGGTCCCCCAATCACGTCCTCTCCGCTCAGCAATTTGTCCATAATGCACAACAAGCCCCTGCCGAGTTATCAGGTCACACGCTGGCCACTACCAACCCCGGCTCTG TCTTCCCGGGAGTTGCCATGGTGATAATCATTGCCTGCATTGGCTTCCTGGCACTGATAGTCACTCTGGGCTTGTCACGGATACACAGTGTACAGCAGAGAGATGGAGTAGAGGAGCCAGAGCTGGAGGCAGCGACTCAGAGAGATACCTTCTGGGAAGACTCAGCCATGACAATTACTGTTAACCCAATGGAG TCCCTGCAGTCTCGTGGCTTGGTATCAGCACAGAAAGAGCCTGTATCAGAACAA
- the clstn3.L gene encoding calsyntenin-3 isoform X2: protein MLQRDLPLSVLLISALLYCAASNKGNKHKPWIEAQYQGIIMENDHTVLLNPPLFALDKDAPLRYAGEICGFRIHGSGTPFEAVVLDRTTGEGLIRAKGPVDCEAQREHTFTIQAHDCGEGPDGVNSKKSHKATVHVRVNDVNEFAPVFGERVFRASVTEGRMYEKVLRVQAWDQDCSPQYSQVCFYQILTPNVPFTIDNDGYIKNTQPLQASGEKLIRFTVTAYDCGKKRAVEDAEVEIQVKPTCKPSWKGWNKRIEYVPGSGSLALFPNIHLETCDEPVGNIQATVEIQTSHIAKGCDRDNYSEKALRKLCGAAPGDVDLLPSPSLVHNWTHSLPVQDTQDSSLVFWFNGSQSVEVAPGHLPAGGRTADHLTLSFWLKHAGGSGGRAGKEEEVLLCNTVQNGDGSFSHYTLAVHGCRISFLYWSLLESARPVKFLWKLEQVCDVEWHHYALSLEFPTVSLYVDGVTYDPALIHDNGALPPPRRQARLMIGGCWAEEKLSVKVDDNETTRVIGTVPGRFLRGYMSGLTLRLGPVDSREVIECLYSCKEGLQFTDFDSLGKGMKVHVNPAQSQLSLEGDDAHSFSRALQHVEYLNSLQFPTPGVRPLKLQTIVKCPSDEGCLTVPDLEGYLVVLQPDAPQVQLSGSPRSAHPISDFQGPLGVPIFPDLKITCSVSHPISSNKQERAPRADMQSPDGIECSLEKCEVGVVGEDLNMEYESLSVDVSSTWQRGLEMENSSRSLKITGVQSVAVYEDILRSLTYRTVVRATLYARKFHVSCSEMNGRYISNQLYTEVDVLHGIHAGSPNHVLSAQQFVHNAQQAPAELSGHTLATTNPGSVFPGVAMVIIIACIGFLALIVTLGLSRIHSVQQRDGVEEPELEAATQRDTFWEDSAMTITVNPMESLQSRGLVSAQKEPVSEQREPNEESG, encoded by the exons ATGCTGCAGCGAGACCTCCCTCTGTCTGTGCTTCTCATCAGCGCTCTGCTGTACTGCGCTGCTTCTAACAAAG GCAACAAGCACAAGCCATGGATAGAAGCTCAGTACCAAGGGATAATCATGGAGAATGATCACACTGTACTGCTCAACCCTCCCCTGTTTGCTCTGGACAAGGATGCTCCACTGAGATATGCAG GTGAGATTTGTGGCTTCCGGATCCATGGCTCTGGAACCCCCTTTGAAGCTGTGGTTCTGGATCGGACAACAGGAGAAGGGCTGATAAGAGCCAAGGGCCCTGTAGACTGTGAGGCCCAGAGGGAGCACACCTTCACCATCCAAGCGCACGACTGTGGAGAGGGGCCTGATGGAGTGAACAGCAAAAAATCTCACAA GGCCACAGTTCACGTGCGGGTGAATGATGTCAATGAATTTGCCCCCGTGTTTGGAGAACGGGTTTTCAGAGCCTCAGTCACCGAGGGGCGGATGTACGAAAAAGTTCTACGGGTGCAAGCTTGGGACCAGGACTGTTCCCCCCAGTACAGCCAAGTCTGCTTCTACCAGATACTCACTCCCAATGTGCCCTTCACCATTGACAATGATG GCTACATAAAGAACACCCAGCCTTTGCAGGCGAGCGGGGAGAAATTGATCCGATTTACGGTCACGGCGTACGACTGTGGGAAGAAGAGAGCTGTTGAGGATGCAGAAGTTGAAATCCAAGTCAAACCAACCTGCAAACCCAGCTGGAAAG GCTGGAACAAACGCATTGAGTATGTGCCTGGTTCCGGCAGCTTGGCCTTATTTCCCAACATTCATTTGGAGACCTGTGACGAGCCAGTGGGGAACATTCAGGCCACCGTAGAGATCCAGACAAGCCACATTGCCAAGGGCTGTGACCGTGACAATTATTCGGAGAAGGCCCTGCGCAAGCTTTGTG GAGCAGCCCCAGGGGACGTGGACCTTTTGCCATCCCCCAGCCTCGTTCATAATTGGACTCACAGCCTCCCTGTTCAGGACACACAAGACAGCAGCCTTGTCTTTTGGTTTAATGGATCCCAATCTGTGGAAGTCGCCCCTGGTCACCTACCAGCAGGGGGCAGAACCGCAGACCACCTCACGCTCTCGTTCTGGCTGAAACATGCCGGTGGGAGCGGAGGACGGGCAGGGAAGGAAGAAGAGGTGCTTCTATGTAACACGGTGCAGAACG GAGACGGGAGCTTCTCTCATTATACTCTGGCTGTACATGGCTGCCGGATCTCCTTTCTCTATTGGTCTCTACTGGAAAGTGCCCGTCCTGTTAAGTTCCTTTGGAAACTGGAGCAG GTGTGTGATGTAGAATGGCACCATTACGCTCTCAGTCTGGAGTTCCCGACAGTCTCTCTGTATGTGGATGGAGTCACCTACGACCCTGCGCTCATCCATGACAACGGAGCTCTTCCCCCTCCCAGGCGCCAGGCTCGGCTCATGAtcggggggtgctgggcag AAGAGAAATTATCCGTTAAAGTGGATGACAACGAGACAACGAGAGTAATAG GCACAGTTCCAGGACGTTTCCTGCGGGGCTACATGTCGGGCCTTACCCTGAGACTGGGGCCTGTGGATTCCCGGGAGGTGATCGAGTGCCTGTATTCCTGTAAGGAGGGATTGCAGTTTACAGATTTTGACAGCCTGGGGAAAGGAATGAAG GTTCACGTCAACCCAGCCCAGTCCCAGCTGTCCCTGGAGGGGGACGATGCTCATTCATTTAGCCGTGCCCTACAGCATGTGGAGTacctcaactctttacagtttcCCACCCCAGGAGTGAGACCTCTCAAACTGCAGACTATAGTCAA ATGTCCCAGTGATGAAGGATGTCTCACAGTGCCAGATCTGGAGGGATACCTTGTAGTTCTGCAGCCAGATGCTCCTCAGGTTCAACTTTCTGGGTCACCTCGCTCTGCACACCCCATCTCTGACTTTCAGGGGCCATTGGGGGTCCCCATATTCCCAGACCTGAAGATTACCTGCTCAGTTTCTCATCCTATCAGCTCAAACAAGCAAGAGAGAGCTCCAAGGGCTG ATATGCAGAGTCCTGACGGGATTGAGTGCTCGTTAGAAAAGTGTGAGGTTGGCGTtgtaggagaggacctgaacatGGAGTATGAAAGTCTGTCTGTGGATGTCTCTTCTACATGGCAGCGTGGCCTTGAGATGGAGAACAGTTCTAGGAGCCTAAAGATCACAG GGGTGCAGAGTGTGGCCGTGTATGAGGACATCCTGCGAAGCTTAACTTACCGAACAGTGGTCAGAGCAACTTTATATGCCCGCAAATTCCACGTGTCCTGCAGTGAAATGAATGGGAGGTATATCAGCAACCAGCTATATACAGAG GTTGATGTGTTACATGGAATCCACGCTGGGTCCCCCAATCACGTCCTCTCCGCTCAGCAATTTGTCCATAATGCACAACAAGCCCCTGCCGAGTTATCAGGTCACACGCTGGCCACTACCAACCCCGGCTCTG TCTTCCCGGGAGTTGCCATGGTGATAATCATTGCCTGCATTGGCTTCCTGGCACTGATAGTCACTCTGGGCTTGTCACGGATACACAGTGTACAGCAGAGAGATGGAGTAGAGGAGCCAGAGCTGGAGGCAGCGACTCAGAGAGATACCTTCTGGGAAGACTCAGCCATGACAATTACTGTTAACCCAATGGAG TCCCTGCAGTCTCGTGGCTTGGTATCAGCACAGAAAGAGCCTGTATCAGAACAA